A single region of the Gasterosteus aculeatus chromosome 1, fGasAcu3.hap1.1, whole genome shotgun sequence genome encodes:
- the LOC144410241 gene encoding uncharacterized protein LOC144410241 yields MQRSRRLLFVLSPSSLMEKSFSLLECRLGLHLHRGHQAALVAVVYHSVGKVRCAEAVQIRRAAGTAVAWRRARSEPRRSHFWLRLRLALPVRPLAAGRRLIDSTSSHSDLAALALQRVHRNQNQNRKNRSNQSRTNRRALPGGRGGRMSVEGWSHHGAGCSGGTGFTGQVHGRGAGLTGMQQVSHDKTETQSAPVPEPTTMPNSTPDPGSTLNPASGPAP; encoded by the coding sequence ATGCAGCGGAGCCGACGCCTCCTTTTCGTCCTCAGCCCCAGCTCCCTGATGGAGAAGAGCTTCAGCCTCCTGGAGTGTCGCCTGGGCCTGCACCTCCACCGGGGCCACCAGGCCGCCTTGGTGGCTGTGGTGTACCACTCCGTCGGTAAGGTGCGCTGCGCCGAGGCGGTCCAGATCCGGCGAGCCGCCGGCACTGCCGTGGCGTGGAGGAGGGCTCGGTCAGAACCGCGGCGCTCGCACTTCTGGCTGAGACTGAGGCTGGCGCTTCCCGTGCGGCCGCTCGCTGCAGGCCGGCGGTTGATCGACAGCACCTCGTCCCACTCAGACCTCGCGGCCCTGGCACTGCAGAGGGTCCATCGGAACCAGAATCAGAACCGGAAGAACAGATCCAATCAAAGCCGCACAAACCGGCGGGCCCTGCccggagggaggggcggacgaATGAGCGTGGAGGGCTGGTCTCACCACGGCGCCGGCTGCTCCGGGGGCACTGGGTTTACTGGTCAGGTGCAcggcaggggggcggggctaacaGGGATGCAACAGGTGTCACACGACAAGACTGAGACTCAGTCGGCCCCGGTGCCAGAGCCCACCACAATGCCCAACTCCACCCCTGACCCTGGGTCAACCCTTAACCCCGCCTCTGGCCCAGCCCCCTGA